One stretch of Xanthomonas sp. DAR 35659 DNA includes these proteins:
- a CDS encoding aldo/keto reductase → MNAPTSLSHYRLLGRSGLRVSPLALGTMTFGQDWGWGADRDEAARIFDAYTERGGNLVDTAVNYTNGASERIVGELVKDKRERIVLATKFTMVRDAANINAGGNHRLNLVRSVETSLRQLATDRIDLLYLHAWDFTTSAEEVMRALDDLVRAGKILYAGICNTPAWRVAQMQTLADLRGWSPFVALQIGYSLVERTVEHELLPMAASLGLGVLPWSPLGGGILTGKYSRADLSEDNAADVSATRKGVIASSGHLHERALAIADVVGAIAEELGKSRAQVALAWTLRHPAVVAPVMGARTLRQAEDNFGALEVAFDADHLRRLNQASAIAPIFPENFIGRPMGQQLIFGSSTVQRRG, encoded by the coding sequence ATGAATGCACCCACGTCCCTCTCCCATTACCGCCTGCTCGGCCGCTCCGGCCTGCGCGTGTCGCCGCTGGCGCTGGGCACCATGACCTTCGGCCAGGACTGGGGCTGGGGCGCCGACCGCGACGAAGCCGCGCGCATCTTCGACGCCTACACCGAGCGCGGCGGCAACCTGGTCGATACCGCGGTCAACTACACCAACGGCGCCTCCGAACGCATTGTCGGCGAGTTGGTGAAGGACAAGCGCGAGCGCATCGTACTGGCGACCAAGTTCACCATGGTGCGCGACGCGGCCAACATCAACGCCGGCGGCAATCATCGGCTCAACCTGGTGCGCTCGGTCGAGACCAGCCTGCGCCAACTCGCCACCGACCGCATCGACCTGCTGTACCTGCACGCCTGGGACTTCACCACCTCCGCCGAGGAAGTGATGCGCGCGCTGGACGACCTGGTGCGCGCCGGCAAGATTCTCTACGCCGGCATCTGCAACACGCCGGCCTGGCGCGTGGCGCAGATGCAGACCTTGGCCGACCTGCGCGGCTGGTCGCCGTTCGTCGCGCTGCAGATCGGCTACAGCCTGGTCGAGCGCACGGTCGAGCACGAACTGCTGCCGATGGCCGCGTCGCTGGGGCTGGGCGTGCTGCCGTGGTCGCCGCTGGGCGGCGGCATCCTCACCGGCAAGTACAGCCGCGCCGATCTGAGCGAGGACAACGCCGCGGACGTGTCGGCCACGCGCAAGGGCGTCATCGCCTCCTCGGGCCATCTGCACGAACGCGCGCTGGCGATCGCCGACGTGGTCGGCGCGATCGCCGAGGAGCTGGGCAAGTCGCGCGCGCAGGTGGCGCTGGCCTGGACCCTACGGCATCCGGCGGTGGTCGCACCGGTGATGGGCGCGCGCACGCTGCGGCAGGCCGAGGACAATTTCGGCGCGCTGGAGGTGGCGTTCGACGCCGACCACTTGCGGCGCCTCAATCAGGCCAGCGCGATCGCGCCGATCTTCCCGGAGAACTTCATCGGCCGACCGATGGGACAGCAGCTGATCTTCGGCAGCTCCACCGTGCAGCGGCGCGGGTGA
- a CDS encoding AraC family transcriptional regulator gives MTALRTLTDLIARHAPHDGTFAGPLPGVKLIRASTPTLPMPVIYEPTVCFVAQGRKRALLGSSAYTYDPARYLLASVGLPVMGSVIEASAAAPYLSLQLDLDLAELGELAIRHPPPAGAAAAPLGLTLNRITPGLLDAVVRLAALLDTPHDIAALAPLTVREILYRLLTGPDGGVVRHMAQADSRLNHVARAIVWIRTHFRDACRIEDAAQVAGMSRSTFHQHFRAITSLSPIEFRTQLRLQEARRLMVGGALDAASAGFEVGYDSPSQFSRDYARVFGMPPAKHAKALRAS, from the coding sequence ATGACCGCACTGCGCACGCTGACCGACCTCATCGCCCGCCATGCCCCGCACGACGGCACCTTCGCCGGTCCGCTGCCGGGCGTGAAGCTGATCCGCGCTTCGACCCCGACCCTGCCGATGCCGGTGATCTACGAACCCACCGTGTGCTTCGTCGCGCAGGGACGCAAGCGCGCGCTGCTGGGCAGCAGCGCCTACACCTACGATCCGGCGCGCTATCTGCTCGCCTCGGTCGGGCTGCCGGTGATGGGGTCGGTGATCGAGGCCAGTGCGGCGGCGCCGTATCTGAGCCTGCAATTGGATCTGGACCTGGCCGAGCTGGGCGAACTCGCGATCCGTCATCCACCGCCGGCCGGTGCCGCCGCCGCGCCGCTGGGCCTGACCCTCAACCGCATCACGCCCGGGCTGCTGGACGCGGTGGTGCGTCTGGCCGCCTTGCTCGACACGCCGCACGACATCGCCGCGCTGGCCCCGCTCACCGTGCGCGAGATCCTGTATCGGCTGCTGACCGGTCCCGATGGCGGCGTGGTCCGGCACATGGCGCAGGCCGACAGCCGGCTCAACCACGTGGCGCGCGCCATCGTCTGGATCCGCACCCACTTCCGCGACGCCTGCCGCATCGAGGACGCCGCGCAGGTCGCCGGCATGAGCCGCTCCACCTTCCACCAGCACTTCAGGGCGATCACCTCGCTGAGCCCGATCGAATTCCGCACCCAGCTGCGGCTGCAGGAGGCGCGCCGGCTGATGGTCGGCGGCGCGCTGGATGCCGCCAGCGCCGGATTCGAGGTCGGCTACGACAGCCCGTCCCAGTTCAGTCGCGACTACGCACGCGTGTTCGGCATGCCGCCGGCCAAGCACGCCAAGGCGCTGCGGGCGTCGTGA
- a CDS encoding BlaI/MecI/CopY family transcriptional regulator codes for MPRKSIGDQELALLQYIAEQGEASVGEVAASFGEARGLARSTVLTMMERLRAKAYLRRRQVQGVYRYAATAGQDDVVRSAVGSFVEKTLQGSVSPFVAWMSQRAEVSDDELAELEALVAKLQSQRRED; via the coding sequence ATGCCACGCAAATCGATCGGGGACCAGGAACTGGCCCTGCTGCAGTACATCGCCGAGCAGGGTGAGGCCAGCGTGGGCGAGGTCGCGGCCAGCTTCGGCGAGGCGCGCGGATTGGCCCGCTCCACCGTGCTGACGATGATGGAGCGGTTGCGCGCCAAGGCCTACCTGCGCCGCCGCCAGGTGCAGGGCGTGTACCGCTACGCCGCCACCGCCGGACAGGACGACGTGGTGCGCAGCGCGGTCGGCAGCTTCGTCGAGAAGACCCTGCAGGGCTCGGTATCGCCGTTCGTGGCGTGGATGTCGCAGCGCGCGGAGGTCAGCGACGACGAACTGGCCGAACTGGAGGCCCTGGTGGCCAAACTGCAATCGCAGCGACGGGAGGACTGA